Part of the Leptolyngbya sp. BL0902 genome, GTCGATCTAACAATCTGACCCTCGTCGGGACGTCTTGATCTGGCGGTGTATGGCCTTGAAGGGCTTGAGCTACCTGCCGAATGACTGGGTTCTCGCTGTCGATGGCCTTGAGCAGCAGGCTATTGGCTCCTTGTCCTCCCCCCTCTTCCGCCAAAATAGACTCCGGTGTTGAGGTAGCGAGGAGCACTCCTTCGGCATCCATAATGAAGGCAATGCCGGATTGACTAATCGTCAAAGTTCTCAAAAACCCATTCAGCTCTTCAGACAGGATGATATCGGTGGCGCAAACGCCAATCAGAGACCCCGTATCTAGGTCAAACACGGGGGCATTGGCGGTAATGGTGGGCAGGCGGGTTTCAAAGTCGAGGTAGATGTTGCTCCAGTTGGGTTTGCCCTTGGCCTTGGTTTCCATATACCAGGGCCGGAGCCGGGGATCGTAGGGTCTATCGCCCACGGCACTGAGGCGGCTGCGGCGTCCGGTGGGGGTGATGTCGTAGTAGTAGATATAACGTCCAGTTCTGGCGTTTGCCTCTTGAATTTGCAACACTCGCCCCGTGCCCCCCTGGGAACGGCCTGCCCCTAAAAAAGCTCCATCTACCTCTGTGGCGCAATAGATGAAGTTGGTTTCCGAGAATATTTTCATTTGCTGCCAAAAGATATGCTCCCCTTGGCCTGTCAGCAGATTAATATCTCCCTGAAGTAGAGCATTAGCGTTGAGCTGGTTGATAATGTGAGGCTTAGCAACGGTTTCCTCAATCTCCTGCAAAATTCGGGTGGCTAGCTCATTTTGCAACTGCTGCGCTATGTTGTAGACCGCCGCTTGCCCGTTACGGTAAGACAGATAGGCAACCACTCCGACCGCTAGCGCTACCTGAGTGGCCAAGGGCAGGATAAGTGCCGTCTGAAGGGGAAGTCGATCCAGAAATCGCTTGACAAGCGCTCGCATAGTGACAGGATGATGAGGGAAAACAGCGAGGCAGGAACTAAGGTAAGGATACCCACGTTCCCCTCGACCCTAACATTCCCTCCTTCACTACACCGCTAAGAATTCCTGAATCACGTCGTTGGTCAACTCCTGGGTGGGGCCATTAGCCACGATGGTGCCCCGTTGCATGGCGTAGTAATAGTCCGCCTGCCGCACAAAATGCAGGTGTTGCTCCACTAACAGCACCGAAATCCCCGTGGTTTTGATGATTTTCTTTACCGCCGCCTCAATATCCAAAATAATCGACGGCTGAATGCCCTCCGTGGGTTCATCGAGAACCAGCAACTTAGGACGACCCATAATGGCGCGGGCAATGGCCAACTGCTGCTGCTGCCCACCGCTGAGGTCGCCCCCCATCCGATCCAGCATCGTTTCTAGCACCGGGAACAGCTCATAAATTTCGGCGGGTACCTCCTTCACGGGCTTGCCACGACTGCCCAGGGCTTCCTGGCCAATCAACAAATTTTCCCGCACCGTCAGCCGAGGAATCACCTCTCGCCCCTGGGGCACATAGCCAATCCCCATCCGCGCCCGACGATCTGGAGGCAAACTATTCACCCCTTGCCCCTCAAACTGAATCTGCCCGGTGCGAGGCCGCAACACGCCCATAATGTTTTTCAGCAACGTGGTTTTGCCCACGCCGTTGCGACCAATTAAGCACACCATTTGCCCCTTCGGTACGGTCATGCTCACATCCCGCAGAATGTGGCTTTCGCCGTAGTAAAAGTTCAGCCCCGAAATCTCCAGCATCGGTGCTGTCAGAGGATCTTGATAGGTGGGAGTTGGGAGAGTCGTTGTCATTTTGGGTGAGTTGATAGGTGAATAAAATTAGAATTCGTAGGGTGCATAACGCTAGGGCGAGGCTGTGCCAACGCGAAGCAATGCACCAGCTTTATACACAAGGTATTTGGTGATAGATTATGTTTTGCTGACTACCCTCTTTCCGCGAGTTCTGCTAGGGCCGCAGCTTCCAACCGTTGCACCGTTTCCGGCGGCAAATTCAGCAGGTTCAGCAACTTTTGGTACACCACCGCTTCGGTTTGGTTGATGGTGTTGGAGCTAATCACCTCGTAGCTGAGCATCAAGGCGTCTTCCTTCTGGGCCTCAGTGGCAAGTTGGGGCACCAGGTCTTCTAGGGGAATTTCCTTGGCCAGCAGATCCCGCAGGTCGTCGCGCAGGCTGGCCTGTTCATCGGGGCTGTGGGCAAATTTACGGCTGAGGCGATCCAAAATCACCTCCTGCTGAACGTCGGCAAAGTTATCGTCGGCCCAGGCCATGGTGGCGGCAATTCGTAGCAACAGCATTTGCTCTGGGGACAGACTGGTTTCCTTGCCCAGGTAGACCTCGATGACTTTGGGATCGTTCTGAATTTCGTCCATGGTGCCCTCGCAGAGCACGGTGCCCTGGTGCAGCACGGTCACTTGGCGGGCAATCTGCCGCACAAATTCCATGTCGTGCTCAATCACCACAATGGAATGGCTCTCGGCTAGGGACATCAGTAGGTTTCCGGTCTGCTCAGTTTCTTCATCGGTGAGGCCCGCTACGGGTTCATCCACCAGCAGCAAATCGGGGGATTGGGCTACCAGCATCCCAATTTCCAGCCATTGTTTTTCCCCGTGGGAGAGCAGCGCCGCCGGGATGTCGGCCTTGGCAGTGAGACCGATGGTTTCTAGCAGGCCGCCCACGGTGCGTTTTTCGGCGGGGGGTGTTTTTTTGAATAGGGTGGAAAAGACATTTTTGTTGCGATTGCAGGAGAGTTCCAGATTTTCCCTAGGGCTGAGGTTGAGGTAGACCCTAGGGGTTTGGAACTTGCGACCAATGCCAAGGCGGGCGATTTCGTGTTCCTTAAATTTCCGCAGGTCTTGCCCTTTGAAATAGGCCGCGCCTTCGGTGGGTTTGGTTTTGCCCGTAATCACATCTAAAAAGGTGGTTTTGCCCGCACCGTTGGGGCCAATAATCACCCGCAGTTCGCCCTCATTCATCGAAAAATTGAGGTTATTGAGGGCCTTGAATCCGTCAAAGCTAACGGTAACGTCTTGGATATCGAGGACTTTGGTGCTCATTTTGGGGGGATGGAAATGGGGGAATGATGGGGAAATGGGTGCATTGCTGGCGCGTTGGCGTTAGCCTCGCCTCAGCGTTATGCACCCTATGGTGTTTACCCTACTTTTCGGCGTATTCGGGGGTGTCGAGGGGGGCTTCGGGGATGGGTTCGGTGCCGTCGGAGTAGGGGATATCCGTGGGGGCAAGGCCGAGCAGGTTGCTGATGCTGGGGCCAAATTGGTTGCGGCCCCAGCCGATGATGCCGTTGGGCAGGGCCGTTACCACAATCAAAAACAGCGCCCCCTGGAAAAACAGCCAAATATCAGGGAATTTTTCGCTCAGCAGGCTACGGGCCATGTTGACCAACACGGCCCCCAAAACGGCCCCGACCAGCGTCGCCCGCCCCCCCACGGCCACCCAAATCACCATTTCAATGGAGAAGGCAATGTCCATGGACTGCGGCGAGATGATGCCGGATTGCACTGTAAATAAGGCTCCGGCAATGCCCGCAATCGCCCCCGACACGGCAAATACCAGTACCTTGAAGGCGGTGGGGTCGTAGCCGGAGAAGCGCACCCGGTTTTCGTCGTCGCGGATGGCCACCAACATGCGGCCAAAGCGCCCACTCGTTAGCCAGCGGCAGAGGGCATACATGGCAATCAGGGCGACCACCGTGGTGATGTAGAAAAACATCCGCATTTCCGGTGTGCTCACCTGCTGGCCAAAGAAAATTGAGGTGGAGGTTTTGAGGCCGTTGGTGCCGTTGATCAGCTTTTGTTGACCGTTGAAAAAGTTGAAAAAGACCACCAGGGCGGCTTGGGTCAAAATCGAAAAATAGACGCCCCGAATGCGGTTCCGAAACACCAGGTAGCCCAGTAATCCGGCGACGATGGCCGGAATCGTAAAAATGGCAATTAGGGTAAACGGAAGCGAATTAAACGGTTGCCAAAACCAGGGCAATTCCGTGACACCATAGAGGCCAAAGAACTCTGGAATCCGGCCTTCAGGCAGGGTATTTAGTTCCAAATACATGGCGAAGGCATAGCCACCAAGGGCAAAGAAAATGCCGTGCCCCAGGCTCAACAGGCCTGTGAATCCCCAGATCAAATCAATCCCCAGGGCGACAATGGCGAGGGCCAAAAAGCGCCCCAGCAAATTGAGACGAAACCCCGACAAAAACAGCGGCATCACCAAAATCAAGATCAGCGCAATGGCGATAACGACCGCTGCCTCAATCAAAAATTTGCGCTTTTGGCTGGCTTTAACCGCAACACGCGGCTGTGTGACTGCTTCAGACACCATCACCCTACAACTCCGCAGAACGACCCTTCGGCGGGAACAGCCCAGCGGGCCGCACCTGCAAGAAGGCAATAATTAACGCAAACACCATCACCTTGGCCATGCTGGTGGTGGCAAAGAAGGTAAAGAAATCAATGGCGGGCTGGAAGAAGGCCGTGGGCGGCAGCAGAATCGCCAGGGTGCCCGAACCCACCAGATAGGTGGTGATCCCAATCAACAGCGCCGCCACAATACTGCCCACCAGCTTGCCCACGCCGCCCACCACCACCACCATGAAGGCATCCACGATGTAGTTGGCCCCCAGGTTTGGCCCCACGGAACCCAGGAGCGTCACCGCGCACCCGGCAACCCCCGCTAGGCCAGATCCTAGGGCAAAGGTAAGGGCATCCACCCGGTCGGTGGGAATTCCCAAACAGGCACTCATACCCCGGTTTTGGGTCACAGATCGAATCCGCAGCCCCCAGGCGGTGCCGTTGAGGAACCAGTACACGGCCACCAAACAGAGAATCGTCAGAACAATGATGAACAAACGGGCATAGGGAAATTGCAGCGTCGTACCGATGGCAACACCACCCCGCAGCCAGCTGGGGGGCGTCACATCCACGTTGCGAGCACCAAACCAGGGCCGCACAAATTGGGCGCTACCGGAACTCTGCACCAAAAACCAGGTCAATGCCGCAATGGCCGCTGACAAACCCAAAAATACGGAGTTAGCCCAACCTTGGATGCGATCCCAATCGGTGTAGCGGGTTAACACCCAGTGCCCGATGAAGTACAGCGCCGCAAAGACGATTAATCCAATCACCATCGGCCAGCTCACGCTGCGAATGAACTGGATCATAATCAGGCTCACGCCCCAGGTGGCCAGCAGGGTTTCCAGCGGTCGCCCGTAGAGGTAGCGAATCACCGTTCGTTCTAGAAACAGCCCAATGGCCGCAGCTACTAAAAACGCTAGGGGCAGCGCCGCAAAAATGTAAATTTCTGGAGCAATGCCGCCCATACTTCTGGCCGCATTTTGCACCACAAAGGTGGTGTAGGCCCCAAACATCATCAATTCTCCGTGGGCGAGGTTAATCACCCCCATCAGGCCAAACACGATGGCCAAGCCCAAGGCCACAATCAACAGCACCGCACCGATGCTCACTCCGTTGAATAGGCCGCCGATTAAGCCTTCTAACACAGCATCTACCGCCTAAGGAACCAACGGCTAGCCGCACTTTCAGCAGACGGTCTACAGAATGCTTGGGCTAGCCGACACAACAGAGCTGATCCTAGGAGGTATGGGATGGTTAGAAATGTTCATCAGCAACATTTGCTGCCATTCAACGGCGGTGCGGGGTGCCATCAAGGCTAGGGATCGGTTTGCAGGGCTTGGGGCTGAAGGTAGGTGATCATCTCCTCCATGCCTCGCTGAATGCGGCGGGTGACGGTCATGGGGCTAACGCCGATTTTCTTGGCCACTTCCTTGCGAGACAGGCCGCTGAAAAAGACAAACTCAATGGCAACACGGGTTTTGCCCTCCAGTTGGCTGAGCGCCCGCTGGATTTGCTGGCGATCTTCCTCCAAAGCCTGCATCCGCAGGTAGTGGCTGTCAGGCAGGGTTTCGCCAAGGGTGATGGCGGCATCGACTTGCTGGCAAACCGTGGCATCTAAGCTGAGGGGCATCCGGTTTTTGTAGGCTAGCTTCACTTCGCGCCATTCTTTGATCGAAACCCCCAGGGCGGCGGCGATTTCACCGTCGGAGGGGGTGTGGCCGAGGTCTCGCAGCATCTCGGATTGAACGTGGTGAGCTTCTTTTTGGAGGTCTTGCCAGCGACGCGGGATTTTTACCGTAGTGCCCCGATCTCGTAGAAAATGGAGCATTTCGCCCCGGATGTAGGGGACAGCGAAGGAACTAAAGGCGCAGCCTTGGGTGGGGTTAAACCGTTCGATGGCGCGGATGAGACCAAGGTAGCCGATTTGTTCGAGATCCTCGTAGGGTTCAGAACATTGATGGCTCACCCGATGGGCAATTTTGCGAACCAGCCCAGCATTGAGACGAACCAATTGATTACGCAGCTGAATGGACGGGGCTTTTTGGTATTCTGCCAACAGTTCCATCCCCCGAGAGCGAATTGAGGAGATTTGAGTAGCCATATCTGCGGGTGTCCTTGCGAGAGCGAGTTCCAGCGGAACTATGTATTATTCTCTGAGGATGCAGAAAGGCTTACCATCGTTGATCCACGGGACTCTGAGGTAACGCGAATTTCCTCCTCCGTAGTCCCACGGGTACAGCCCCCTCCTGGAAGCTTGCTAGGTGGCTGAAACTATTGTCTGATAGGCTTTTGAACGGTTCTGCTAAAGACTCCGTAAAGCCCCGTAGAAACGGGCCATTGGTCGGGTTTTGGTGGGATCGTCTTCCCTTTGAATACCCAAAAATCGGGCTAAGCTAGAGGTAGAGGCTCAAAAGTATCAATTTCTTTACAGTGTTTGGGTGAAGTAGGCTAACGCTATGGTGTTGCAGGCGGTGTTGCTAGATTTTAACGGTGTCATAATTAACGATGAGCCGCTGCATCAAACCCTGATTCAAGATTTACTGCTAGAGGAAAACCTGCGCCCGAGCCTGGAAACCTATCAACAGGTGTGCCTAGGCCGTACTGACCGAGCTTGCATTACCGATTTGTGGCAGCGCCAGGGGCGGGTGGTCACGGAAGCCCAACTGAATAAATTGTTAGATCGCAAGGCTACTCGCTACCGCGAAGCCTTGACAACCCTAGAAAAACTGCCCCTCTACCCCGGATTGGAGGATGTGATTTACCAAGTTCGGGCCGCTCAGTTGAAGCTGGCGGTGGTTTCCGGGGCACGGCTCAGCGAAATTGAGGCGGTGCTGTCCTTGGCGGGGGTGGCGGACTATGTCCACACCATTGTGTCTGGGGATGACCTGTCGGTGGCCGCCAGTAAACCTGCCCCAGACGGCTATCTGTTGGCAATCCAGCGCCTCAACCAGCAGTTCCCTGCCTTGCACCTCACCCCAGGGGAATGCCTAGCGGTGGAGGACTCCTTCGCAGGGCTGGAAGCGGCTCGGCGGGCGGGGGTGCCCGTGGTGGGGGTGGCCCACGCCTTTCCCTACCACATGATCCATCGACGGGCCGACTGGGCCATCGATCACCTCTATGAACTCAGCCTGGAGTGGCTGCAACCGTACTACGCCAACCAGCCTCTACCGTCTAGCCCGCCCGAAAAAAGCCTTCCATCATAGCGACTCTTGGGAAAATGGCACGGCCTTGATCAACGTTTTCTCTACAACTGCTCTATTTCTGAGCTTTTGTGCCAATGTAGTTACCGACAGCGCACCCTAGCGAGATAGCCGAGTCGGTAGAATGAAAAGGCAACTGACCTACTTTGGGCATTGGCGTCGAATCTGGGCCATGGCCCACCACTGGATTCATCACAGCAATATGCTCGATTTTGTTAAGTATCGAGTGGGGCAATCGCCCTGGGTCAAGCTGGTTGGCCGTACCTTCCTCAAATGGCAGCAGGATGACTGCCTCGAGATGGGAGCGGCCCTAGCCTACTATGGTGTGTTTTCCCTGTTTCCGATGATTTTGGTGGTGCTGAGCGTGGTGGGCTTTTTAATTGGCCCCAGCACGGCGGCCTTCAATACCGTTCTCCACTTTGCCCAAGAGGCGCTGCCGCCGGATGCCTTCCCCATCGTCCAAACTACGCTCATTAAATTTCATACGGGCAGTACGCGGGCCAGCTTAATTGGGTTTGGCGTCCTGTTATTTACCGCCAGTGGTTTCTTTGGTGCCCTCAGTCGATCCTTTGACAAAATCTGGCGGGTAGATCAGCATCACCGCTCTGTTAAGTGGGTGCCGGGGGTGGCCCTCACCTTTCTGTGGCGACGCTTTTTGGCCTTTCTGCTGGTGATTGGCTCCGCCGGACTCGTTTTTGTTTCTCTGCTGTCGAATATCTTAATTGATACGCTGCTGCGACTTTTAGAGCGATTTAGTACGATGCTGACCCTCGAAACCATTGACTGGGTTCAGTTTTTGCCCTCGTTACAGTTGGGGGTATCGTTTATTATTTTGATTCTTGTTGTAGGGGTGCTCTATAAAGTTCTGCCCCGCACCTATGTGGCCTGGAGCGACCTTTGGCTCGGTGCCCTGTTTACCGCTGTTCTCTGGATTCTGCTGCAACAACTGATTACCAATAGTGTAATTAGCCTAGGCAGTCGGTTTCAATCCTACGGGGTGGTCAGTAGCTTTATGGTGCTGATGCTGTGGATTTACCTCACCAGCCAGATTTTTTTCCTAGGGGGTGAACTCACCTACGTCTATGCCCATTTATTTGGCAGTCGGCGGGGGCAGAAGCGGATTAATCCCCATTAGGGTTAGTCAGCGGATTAATCCCCATTAGGGTTAGTCATCGGATCCTGGGGGTAAGGGATTGCCTAATAGCGCTAGGCCATGGGATAGACCCCGCCGCCCTAGATCACCCTAGGGTTGGATCCAAGACAGCTTCGATGCGGGCCGCTTCTCGGCCTGATTGCCTAGGGATAGTCCATTTAGCGATAGTCTAATGTAACCCTGCCGCGAAGTAGCAGGGGGATGGCAATCGCCGTAGGACAAATCGTTAGGATCAATCGTTAGGATCAATGGCAATGAAACAGCGTGGTGTCACCATTTGGTTTACGGGTTTGAGTGGGTCAGGAAAATCCACCATTGCCCACGCCCTGGAAGTTGAACTCAGGCGGCAGGGCTATGGCCTCGAAATTTTGGACGGCGACATTGTGCGCACCAATTTGACCAAAGGTTTGGGCTTTAGCCGAGAAGACCGTGACGAAAATATTCGCCGCATCGGCTTTGTTTCCCACCTGCTGACCCGCAACGGCGTGATTGTGCTGGTTTCCGCAATTTCCCCCTACCGAGACATCCGCGACGAAGTGCGCGAACGCATTGATGATTTTGTGGAGGTTTACGTTGATGCGCCCCTAGCGGTTTGCGAAGACCGCGATGTCAAAGGGCTCTACAAACGCGCCAGAGCCGGAGAAATCAAGCAGTTTACGGGCATTGATGACCCCTATGAAGCGCCCCTCAACCCTGAAGTGCACTGCCACACCGATGCCGAAACCGTGGAGGAGAGCGTGGCTAAGGTGATGGCCAAACTGGTGGAACTGGGCTACCTTCAGCAGCCCGCCGCGGTCTAGGTCCTTGGGCCTAGGGCCACCAGGTGATGACAGCGGGGCTTGCCTAGGTGAGCCCCGTATTATTAGGGGATGATTGGGGGAAATTTGGTTGCACAGGATGCGGTCAGCCGCCGAGAAAAAAGGTTTTATCGTATTTAGTCCCGATCTAGGTCAGATCAGGTTAAAAATGGTCTAGGTATCCCTCAGGCTTCAGAATGAAGCTGCTGTCATCATGGGGTACCCGTCGTTCCTGCCGTGGCCTCTGGCCTGACCCGATTGCCCCGTCTTGCAGCATTTCCGTGATTCTATCCTCCTCTCCGATCATCCACCGTGGCAAGTCTCTTTACGAACAGGTGTACCAAGCGCTGCGTTCGGCCATTCTCACTGGGCAGTTGGCCCCTGGGGATCGCCTAGTAGAGACCCAACTGGCAGAGTGGCTTCAGGTGAGCCGGACGCCCCTGCGGGAAGCCCTGCGCCAAATTCAGCAGGAGGGGCTGGCTACCGCCGATGTGAGTGGCGGGCTGCGCGTGATCACTATCACCGCTGCCGATGCCGCCGAACTCTACGACTGTCGTATGGCCCTAGAATGCCTAGCGGTGGCCGGGGCTTGCCATAATGCCACCCCAGATCAGCTACAACGCATCGAGTCCTGTGTTTTGCAGGCCGATTCCCTGGGGACGCAGTACCCGCCCGTCCGGCCCCGTCCGGCCCATGTCTCTGCCTCTGCTGGGGCGGCCTCCCCGCCGGATCTCCCGTCCCCCCAGCAACTGCTCGATGTGGACTACCAGTTTCACCATTTGATTGCCGAAAGTTCAGGCAACCGACGCCTGATCTCCCTGCTAGATGGCCTCTTTGATGCCATGGCTCTGCTGCGGATTCAGACCCTCAAGCAAAATCCCGACGTCCTCGATATCCGCCTAGAACATCGGCAAATCTACCAGGCCATCGCTAGCCGGGATGTGGCCACCGCCGTCAGCGCCATCAAAAGCCATCTCAGTGCCAGCAAGGCGCGGGTGATCCAGGAAATTGAGGCTTACGAAATCGGGCGATAGCTGGAAAGCCCAGGAGTTTCAGCCCAGGGATGAAGAGCAACGACGGATTTCATGGCCATCCTTACCCTAGGCCGGAAGCCGCCGCCCCCACAACCGCGCTGCCTGTGCCTTGAAACATCAGCCAGGACAGGAAGAAATTGCTGATAAAAATGGCGAGCAAGGCGGTGACGACGGCGGTGGTGGTCGATTGCCCAACGCCCTTGGCTCCGCCCGTGGTTGTGAGGCCCCAGTTGGTGCCAATGACGGCAATCAAGACCCCAAAGCAAAAGGCTTTGATCAGGGAACTAACCAAGTCCCAGGTTGACAGAAAGTTTTTGGCCGAGTCGAGAAAGACTGAACTGGCGATGCCGTATTGGGTGGTGGCAATCACCAGTCCGCCCGCCATTCCGGTGATGAAGGCGAGGATGTTGAGCAGGGGTAGCATCAAGGCGCAGGCAATGATGCGAGGGATGACCAGATAGTCAATGGGGTCGGTTTTGAGAACCTGGAGAGCGTCGATCTGCTCAGTGACGCGCATGGTACCAATTTCGGCAGCAAAGGCGGAGCCCACTCGTCCGGCAATGATGACGGCGGTGAGGACGGGGCCAAGTTCGCGGGCCAGAGTGAGGGCCAGCACACCGCCCACAGCGGTTCCGGCCCCAAAGCTGAGGAATTCGCGGGTGACTTGGATGGTAAACACCATGCCCACAAAGGCCGCTGTAATGAGGGCAATCAGCAAGGATTCTGGCCCCACTGCCGCCATTTGCTCTAGGGTGTTGCGACGGTGAATCGGTCGTGAAATCAAGTGCATCACCACCTGTCCGGTGAGAAATAGAGCAGCCAGCAGCCGCCGACCCCACTGCCCTAAGCTGGAATTTTCTGCCGCCTGTGTCACGTCTTTTCTCCCCTTGCGATGGATGGCTGAACCTCCACGGATACCCCTAGGAGACGCTTATCTTAGGGCAATTGGCCCACGCCATTCCCGTTTCCCAAAAGCCTCCCCCAGAATATCAGTCTGGGCAAGGGCAAGGGCTGTCCTCCGCATATCGGTGTCTGAACATCGGTGTCTGAGCGAGGCATTGGCTCCACCCCTGCCCCTTGGGGCCTACTATTGATCACCATCTGTCACAACTTCCATACCTTGCTTCATGGCTTTGCAACGATAGACCGTGTTTTACAACGAGACACGAACGAGCTTGAAGTTTTCTCACTAGGCCGATCCATTCCTAGTTGGGCTGTTTAAGGTGTTAAAAGTTCCGCACTGTTCCACGACGAAGGTCTAAACCTGTGACGGCAAATACGAAATCCATCACGATCAACACCAAGAGCCTGGGGCGATACGTGCAATCCCTCGCCATGACAGCGGTGGTCGCCGGGTTGCTACCCCTGGGGCTGATGGGGCTGATGATTTTTGGCCTCGGTCTCGCCCAAGCTTGCGTACCCAGCCTTGATCTCTATGGTCAGGGTATCCACTGCTGCCTTGATGTGCTCAGGGTTTTTGGCAGCGGCGACCCCCGCCAGGGCATTCTCACCATTGTGGCCACCTCTAGCCTGGTAGGGATGCTGTTTGATACCTACACCTTTTGCCACGGACGCCACAGCCCCTACCGATAAACGCCCAGCCGGGTGGCCCTTGCCCTCACCTTCCTGATTCTGGGGCTTTTGGCAGAAGAGGCTAGCCACCCAGAACAGTCTCACCGTTCAGGGCAACGGGAAACGCCGCAGAGACCCACGCAACAGGGTAAGATCTGACCTTGGTTGAGCAACTGAGAGGACAGACCCCTGAA contains:
- the urtE gene encoding urea ABC transporter ATP-binding subunit UrtE encodes the protein MTTTLPTPTYQDPLTAPMLEISGLNFYYGESHILRDVSMTVPKGQMVCLIGRNGVGKTTLLKNIMGVLRPRTGQIQFEGQGVNSLPPDRRARMGIGYVPQGREVIPRLTVRENLLIGQEALGSRGKPVKEVPAEIYELFPVLETMLDRMGGDLSGGQQQQLAIARAIMGRPKLLVLDEPTEGIQPSIILDIEAAVKKIIKTTGISVLLVEQHLHFVRQADYYYAMQRGTIVANGPTQELTNDVIQEFLAV
- the urtD gene encoding urea ABC transporter ATP-binding protein UrtD: MSTKVLDIQDVTVSFDGFKALNNLNFSMNEGELRVIIGPNGAGKTTFLDVITGKTKPTEGAAYFKGQDLRKFKEHEIARLGIGRKFQTPRVYLNLSPRENLELSCNRNKNVFSTLFKKTPPAEKRTVGGLLETIGLTAKADIPAALLSHGEKQWLEIGMLVAQSPDLLLVDEPVAGLTDEETEQTGNLLMSLAESHSIVVIEHDMEFVRQIARQVTVLHQGTVLCEGTMDEIQNDPKVIEVYLGKETSLSPEQMLLLRIAATMAWADDNFADVQQEVILDRLSRKFAHSPDEQASLRDDLRDLLAKEIPLEDLVPQLATEAQKEDALMLSYEVISSNTINQTEAVVYQKLLNLLNLPPETVQRLEAAALAELAERG
- the urtC gene encoding urea ABC transporter permease subunit UrtC; the encoded protein is MVSEAVTQPRVAVKASQKRKFLIEAAVVIAIALILILVMPLFLSGFRLNLLGRFLALAIVALGIDLIWGFTGLLSLGHGIFFALGGYAFAMYLELNTLPEGRIPEFFGLYGVTELPWFWQPFNSLPFTLIAIFTIPAIVAGLLGYLVFRNRIRGVYFSILTQAALVVFFNFFNGQQKLINGTNGLKTSTSIFFGQQVSTPEMRMFFYITTVVALIAMYALCRWLTSGRFGRMLVAIRDDENRVRFSGYDPTAFKVLVFAVSGAIAGIAGALFTVQSGIISPQSMDIAFSIEMVIWVAVGGRATLVGAVLGAVLVNMARSLLSEKFPDIWLFFQGALFLIVVTALPNGIIGWGRNQFGPSISNLLGLAPTDIPYSDGTEPIPEAPLDTPEYAEK
- a CDS encoding ABC transporter permease subunit, translating into MLEGLIGGLFNGVSIGAVLLIVALGLAIVFGLMGVINLAHGELMMFGAYTTFVVQNAARSMGGIAPEIYIFAALPLAFLVAAAIGLFLERTVIRYLYGRPLETLLATWGVSLIMIQFIRSVSWPMVIGLIVFAALYFIGHWVLTRYTDWDRIQGWANSVFLGLSAAIAALTWFLVQSSGSAQFVRPWFGARNVDVTPPSWLRGGVAIGTTLQFPYARLFIIVLTILCLVAVYWFLNGTAWGLRIRSVTQNRGMSACLGIPTDRVDALTFALGSGLAGVAGCAVTLLGSVGPNLGANYIVDAFMVVVVGGVGKLVGSIVAALLIGITTYLVGSGTLAILLPPTAFFQPAIDFFTFFATTSMAKVMVFALIIAFLQVRPAGLFPPKGRSAEL
- a CDS encoding RNA polymerase sigma factor SigF; this translates as MATQISSIRSRGMELLAEYQKAPSIQLRNQLVRLNAGLVRKIAHRVSHQCSEPYEDLEQIGYLGLIRAIERFNPTQGCAFSSFAVPYIRGEMLHFLRDRGTTVKIPRRWQDLQKEAHHVQSEMLRDLGHTPSDGEIAAALGVSIKEWREVKLAYKNRMPLSLDATVCQQVDAAITLGETLPDSHYLRMQALEEDRQQIQRALSQLEGKTRVAIEFVFFSGLSRKEVAKKIGVSPMTVTRRIQRGMEEMITYLQPQALQTDP
- a CDS encoding HAD family hydrolase, which gives rise to MVLQAVLLDFNGVIINDEPLHQTLIQDLLLEENLRPSLETYQQVCLGRTDRACITDLWQRQGRVVTEAQLNKLLDRKATRYREALTTLEKLPLYPGLEDVIYQVRAAQLKLAVVSGARLSEIEAVLSLAGVADYVHTIVSGDDLSVAASKPAPDGYLLAIQRLNQQFPALHLTPGECLAVEDSFAGLEAARRAGVPVVGVAHAFPYHMIHRRADWAIDHLYELSLEWLQPYYANQPLPSSPPEKSLPS
- a CDS encoding YihY/virulence factor BrkB family protein, encoding MKRQLTYFGHWRRIWAMAHHWIHHSNMLDFVKYRVGQSPWVKLVGRTFLKWQQDDCLEMGAALAYYGVFSLFPMILVVLSVVGFLIGPSTAAFNTVLHFAQEALPPDAFPIVQTTLIKFHTGSTRASLIGFGVLLFTASGFFGALSRSFDKIWRVDQHHRSVKWVPGVALTFLWRRFLAFLLVIGSAGLVFVSLLSNILIDTLLRLLERFSTMLTLETIDWVQFLPSLQLGVSFIILILVVGVLYKVLPRTYVAWSDLWLGALFTAVLWILLQQLITNSVISLGSRFQSYGVVSSFMVLMLWIYLTSQIFFLGGELTYVYAHLFGSRRGQKRINPH
- the cysC gene encoding adenylyl-sulfate kinase, yielding MKQRGVTIWFTGLSGSGKSTIAHALEVELRRQGYGLEILDGDIVRTNLTKGLGFSREDRDENIRRIGFVSHLLTRNGVIVLVSAISPYRDIRDEVRERIDDFVEVYVDAPLAVCEDRDVKGLYKRARAGEIKQFTGIDDPYEAPLNPEVHCHTDAETVEESVAKVMAKLVELGYLQQPAAV
- a CDS encoding GntR family transcriptional regulator; translated protein: MILSSSPIIHRGKSLYEQVYQALRSAILTGQLAPGDRLVETQLAEWLQVSRTPLREALRQIQQEGLATADVSGGLRVITITAADAAELYDCRMALECLAVAGACHNATPDQLQRIESCVLQADSLGTQYPPVRPRPAHVSASAGAASPPDLPSPQQLLDVDYQFHHLIAESSGNRRLISLLDGLFDAMALLRIQTLKQNPDVLDIRLEHRQIYQAIASRDVATAVSAIKSHLSASKARVIQEIEAYEIGR
- a CDS encoding MlaE family lipid ABC transporter permease subunit produces the protein MTQAAENSSLGQWGRRLLAALFLTGQVVMHLISRPIHRRNTLEQMAAVGPESLLIALITAAFVGMVFTIQVTREFLSFGAGTAVGGVLALTLARELGPVLTAVIIAGRVGSAFAAEIGTMRVTEQIDALQVLKTDPIDYLVIPRIIACALMLPLLNILAFITGMAGGLVIATTQYGIASSVFLDSAKNFLSTWDLVSSLIKAFCFGVLIAVIGTNWGLTTTGGAKGVGQSTTTAVVTALLAIFISNFFLSWLMFQGTGSAVVGAAASGLG